The DNA sequence GCAAAACAAGGACATTCTGGCTTGTCCGCACAActtcaaaggtgtgtttgagggttcaggcttgtttttagggttagagtgtcAGGGTTATATCCTTCCCCCCTGGGCAGAGACTTGTTGAAGAGGTAGCACGCGGTCCTCTGAAAACCCCCAGTCCATTTACCACCATCCTAAGGTGGTAAAATAAGGACTTTagccttagggttagggggtcagtgGTGCTCAGGGGAAAAACAAATTTTGGATGTGTAAATTAAGTCTGCATCTAAGAGCTCAGAGGTGAGCTTTATCTGTCTCAGCCAGCCTGTGTTTCACATCCCGCCACTCACCCTGGGCGACTAATCGAAAGCGATAACCTCTCAAATTAGGTTTGGCTCTCTGGCACTGCGCTGTGCCAGATCCATCTGAGACTCCGGAGCCAAACTTCCAGGACTGACGTTCAATAAATGATGTTTGAAAGTGAGCAGCACATTAAACCAATCCTGGGAATAACAATAAGGTTTACTGGAGGAGTCTGAAAGGTCAGAGCTCACGTTTACATTTGGAGaaaagggaaacacacacaggatacacacacacacacacacacacacacacacacacacagctgtcctTACCTCAAAACTCATCGAGCCCTAAAAGAAGCAAATTCAtccacttcctctctttcagcTCATCCCTTTGATTTAATCAGACTTTTCACCTTCCTTGTCCTCCGTCTTCGCCACCTCGCTCCCTGTGGCCAACTGGAGGGAGATTATGGCTACACGTCGCTGGAGGTGTGGTGGCGCTGTCATTTAGAGTCAGAGATTGCCTCCGTGCACATGCGTGCATGTCTTAAAAAGCTCAACAGCAATCTTATTACCTGTAGCGAAGAGGGCAGGTGAGAGGAAACAAGGGAACAGGTCCAATTAGATTGACTTAAACTGTGGTAATGAAGACAGGAAGCAACATTCCATCAAAGCATAAGATAGTTGTTGTGATGTTATTAACAACTGACAGGAAGAAGGGGACCTTTGAGTGCAACCCGGTTCTGTTCAGACCCAGAGCGGGTCGTCCTATGGCAGGTACTGATCTGCAGAGACACTGTTGGGGTGGGGGCTGTCTTAAGCTTTGAGAGTGATGAGGTAAATATAGAGGTCGATCTAATAGGATTAGTCTGAGTCACACAGACGTCTGCCAGCGCATGTGGCGGAACACCAACGTGTGCACAGCTTCTCGTGTCATCACCGAGACCAGGAGGGCATATTCTCCAGACTCATCCGCCGTGCTCTGCTTCTGCTCCAAAATGTAAACAACAAGGATAAATGACACCGTTAAATCGTTTCCTCGTGTATTTTCTCCATTGGCTCTTTGGAAATGAGGTTTAATTATCTCTGATCGTACGAAGACTGTAGCGTTGtaaaggtcagaaggtcaggCAACCAGGCTGGTTGTGGTTGGGCTGAGGGGGTATCGCCACCCCCGCCTGCTTAAGTAGCCAAGGTcaaaaggcagagagagacaaaacATTTGGGTTAGAGAAGAGATACAGGAGGACGACAAACTTTGCTAGTCTCAACGTCATGGGTGTGAGCCAACCTGGGAATGCGTGAGATTCAAACCGAGGCCTCGGCGTTCCGCACTGTGCTGGATAATCGTATCGTTTCTCCTTGGTCGAGCTGCCACAATGATAACTGGAGGAGACGGCAGGACGTTTCTAGCGGGTTTGTTTCTATATTGAAATAAAAGGGAAATACTCATGCTAGCTTTATAGAAAACGCAtcagcttttattcattttcttaatAAATTTAACTATATTACATGGACATTTATTTATAATCCCtgccatttatttttcattgccCTCATATAAAATCTGAAATCTAATCTTACATCTTAAAAATGCAGCAAGAGTCAGTCCATTCTAGACTAAAATTCAGCTTTAAGTAATGCCAGTTTTCCGAAAGATGCTTTTTATTCTCACTTGTACCAGctaaaagcaaacaaattaaatcttcaatggaaaaaaaaaaggaaaagaacgGGCCAACATTTCATTATAAAAATTTTATTCTTTGGTTAAAAAGCATATTTGGTAATAACAGCCATAAAAACGTACTCAAAATGAATATCAATTTGTGTTTTGAGTGAATAAAATCCAATTGCGACTCAAAGTGAGGGGAGCACAGAAAACCAGCCAGTTTGTCTGactggaaataaaacacaggCTTTGATGAGTCAAGAGAATATGTGACGATATTAAGCAACAGGACTTTAACTGCTTCTTGGAACCCGAAAGGGGATGTTCCTTTTTTATCTTGGCAACTGCCGATCGAGGCCTGAAAACGGATATCGTCAACCAACTGAATGTGAAACTGCCACTGCTGATTTTCAAACGCATTTTAGAATTTGTTCAATCTGTGAACCTTTGTCTTTGATGAGCAAAAAATGGGGAAAGTTTGCAGGACCTAGTGACCGGGACGCGATTAAACATGAGATGTGTGCCTGAATGCAATAAATTAAAGGAAAGCTGCTTGCCGACCCTTGGAGAGTGAACTCTAACCTCCTGGGTTccgaggatagaatggagaatTCTAATTCACTTGATTATTGCGTTTGGAACAACTACACATGCTTGAAAGACTGGAGAGGGAAAGTCCTTCACCACCCTGCACATATTCCGTTTTCATATCCGTTTTGTCCCCGTATCACAGCTTTGATCCACGTCTCTGTGGGTCCTCTCCCCTCGTCATCACAGCTCGTCCCGGGAGCTAAACTTCTCCAGGTCGGACTGCAACACGTCAGAGTTCTGAGCTTCGaagctcagctcctcctgctcccgcGTTTTCCTCGACTTGGCCCGGTCCCAGTCGGTTTTGACCGTCTCGTTGTCCCACACCACCGATGTCTCCGTGTCGCTGATGTAGCCCGGGTCGCCCGTGTAATGGGTGGGATACACAAGGAGCGGTTCGGCTGAAAAGGCGCGCAGGTCCCGCCTCTTAAAGGGTTCCATGTACTCTGAACTGATGAGAGAAAGCAGCAATCAGATTAACAAGAGCTTAAAAAGAAGAGACAGCCCCGGGGACCCAAAGCTCGTACTCACATCGGATGCTTGTTGTACATGACAGGGAGGAACTCATCCACGGGAAGCATCTTTTTCAGAGGGTCGGCCCTGAGGAGCTTCTGGGCTCCTTGTAATGATAAGAGGTAGCCGAGCGTCCAATAGGAATAGTCTGCCTCGACCAGATTGTGGATGTTGGGCACGGACGTCTCAGGGTGGTCGGTCTGCATCCGCTTTCTCCCTATATAACTGCAGGGGACGCGACAGAGAGCGTAAAAACACGCGCCTCGTGTCAGGCGTGACGGGGAATTCGATAATATCCTGTTTTGTGCATCGCCGCCTTCGCGTCACTGAGCCGTTACTCACATAAGATCCCAGTCCAGCTTGTGTGTGgtcacctcctgcagcagcgtcTGCAAACGGCGTTTGAAGAACACCTCAAAGCGGAGGTCGTCCTCAATGACAAGGGAGGTCTGCAGACCGCGATCTACGATCTACACGTGGTGCAAATTAGCAAGCCGCAAAGCAATCAGAGCGAAGAGATAGCTGGAGTTCAAGAGCGTCCACGTATCTCACCTCCTTCCAGATGTTGTAATGAGAGAGGAAACAACCCAGTTCACCTTTAGTGAGAGGTCGACCATGATAAGGGTCCTTGTATCCTGGCAGCATATGAATCCCCAATGCCTCAACATCAGTCTTATTCATCGCTCtgagaggagggaaaatgaAGCGGTTACCGAAGGAAATAACACTTCACATTAGTCATGCATTTAGAAGGACAAGCTGTCTTTTAGTTCCAATGACAAGACCATCGATTTGAAGgtcaaagctgcattttttttccccctgtgggAATTCTCTACAGGCCTGATCCCGGCCCGCCGCTCTTATACCAATTGTTTCTCCACGTCACTCTACAGGACGGGTTGGACGGGCACGAATCAGGCCGAcgggcggaggaggagaggaagaagacgagAAACGTACTTGCCatctacagcagcaacaacctgacagctgagctccagctcATACAGAGTCCTCAGCATCCGCTCACGACGGTCAGATCTCCGGACCAGATTGATCATGAACACCTGGATGCACACAAATAACAAATAAGGAACcttgcatacacacacatagtCCACTGAgcactctgcgtgtgtgtgtgtgtgtgtgtgtgtgggatgggaggggggggtgaacgTACCTCATCAAACCCCATCTTGCTGGGTTTTTTAGGAGGAACAGACAGGAAGCTAGAATGCTCCAAGGGAGGATTTTGCACTTTaaagggaagagaaaggaaaaaaagggttGTGGTATATCCAGGAACACACAAAGAGAATAAGTAATGCGTTGAAACGGGGACTTTCAAACTAGCATCCACAGCATTCAAGAGATTATTCAATTAGCTCTAACACCAAAGACTCATAATTAAATGAATATAAAATACACTAAAGTTGAATTAGCCAGGACTCCTACAGAAGTACTGTTATTATAGCCCTATTCATTATGTATAATTCATAGGTTTAAACTTctaaaacatacaaacaaacatTGCAGCATTACTATAAAAGAATACAATCCTAAAACATGAAATCTAGTTCTGAAGGAGGTTAAGGTATTAGTCAGGgtaaacccaaacccaaacctaAACCCAAATCTAGCCCGATCTAAACGTAAAAGGTTTTCAAACTCTTTGGCTAAAACTGTTATATAAAAGTCTAACGTTTTCTCCTGTGACACCTGTGACCTCGTGACTTACCCATGACCTCCAGCTGTGTATGCAAGAAGCTTTCCCCCTCGTCATTCAAGGTAGCATGGGAGGGCATTGGGACAGGAAAATACCCATAGATTTCCTTGTTGCATACATACATCTGCACATCTAGGAAGAAAATCAGATGGAAAACTCAGAAATACACACAAGACACACATAACCGGTCCAAATCTGCTCTGAGTGGTCCCCCTGAAATGAGGATTTAACTCTGAAACAGCATTAACTCCAAGAAAGAGGGCTAAATGGAACCTGCTTCGGTTACTACTGGCACCATGGTTTGGTCTCTCAAAGGCATATAAGTCTTCAATCATACATAATATGTAAACTGACATAAATAACATCGACTGTCACCAAACTTACGAAAGACATTACGTAGTTTATTTATTGGCGACACTGTGTTGGATCCTCTTCGAATGCTTATGTGGCAACAGTGAATCATAACATCTGGCTTCCATTGATGGGGTGGGATGCGTGGGGGCTATCCCAGCTGTTGCCAGCTCCTCGTGGGGCCCACAGACAGACGACATCCCCGCTCACGTTCACGCCCGACGGAACTAAAGCTCCATTTTCTGAACCGGACCCCACCTCCGTGCTGACGCCATAGGTGAAAGGTCTTACCTGCCATGCGAGCGGAGTAGGCGAATACGATGACGTCATCGAGAGCCCAGCTGTACTCGGAGTGCGGAGGATAAAACGCCAGCTGGCGGGAGGCCTCTTTCCGCAGATCTACTAAATATGTGGAATGGACCATCGGAACAGCAAAACAGCCACGACGCTCCCTCTTACGGATGGGGATGTAAGCCGGTGTGCGCTTGTAGTAACCCTACAGGAAGGGCACATACATGGTGTAAAAGGCAAATCCCACAGATCTAACTGTTCCTGCAATCGCTTCTGTGGGTAGTAGCCATCTTTGCTAATGCGCAAAGTCATTTTGGAAGGcgctaaaataaaatatgtatgGTTTCCCTTCAAGGCAACGATGTTCCCTGAAGGCTGCGAGCTATTTTAGCAGGATAACGAGCCCTGCTACGAAGCAAAAAAAGCTTCACGACAGGTTCGGGGAGCGCGGTGAGTGTGAGGTGTGGACAAACATGTCCCGAGCACAGAGGCCTCCGCTCAATTCACAGGACTTAAAGGATCTGCTGCTAACGTGTCGGTGTCACATACCGTAGCAAACCTTGGGCAGCAGAAGTGGAGCAATATTAGGCCTGTTATCTTATGCCTGATTAGTCTGAGCGTCGCTCATCCAAAAGTGAAGGAAGCGGGACACCAAATCATTCAAACAAAggcattaaagggacaacaTCCCAACAAAAGTACGTTACCTGAGACGTCATGCCACACCAGAAGTTGGAGTAGGCGGCCC is a window from the Takifugu rubripes chromosome 17, fTakRub1.2, whole genome shotgun sequence genome containing:
- the LOC101072864 gene encoding procollagen galactosyltransferase 1-like; translation: MHPVGSLLLVLLSFLLLAPSRGYFPEERWSPESPLLAPRVVIALICRNSAHSLPLFLGTIERLNYPKDRIALWVATDHNKDNTTSILRSWLIGVQNDYHYVEWRPDDESSAFADETGPKHWNNLRYEHVMKLRQAALDTAREIWADYILVVDCDNLLTNQDVLWKLMSENKTIVAPMLESRAAYSNFWCGMTSQGYYKRTPAYIPIRKRERRGCFAVPMVHSTYLVDLRKEASRQLAFYPPHSEYSWALDDVIVFAYSARMADVQMYVCNKEIYGYFPVPMPSHATLNDEGESFLHTQLEVMVQNPPLEHSSFLSVPPKKPSKMGFDEVFMINLVRRSDRRERMLRTLYELELSCQVVAAVDGKAMNKTDVEALGIHMLPGYKDPYHGRPLTKGELGCFLSHYNIWKEIVDRGLQTSLVIEDDLRFEVFFKRRLQTLLQEVTTHKLDWDLIYIGRKRMQTDHPETSVPNIHNLVEADYSYWTLGYLLSLQGAQKLLRADPLKKMLPVDEFLPVMYNKHPISEYMEPFKRRDLRAFSAEPLLVYPTHYTGDPGYISDTETSVVWDNETVKTDWDRAKSRKTREQEELSFEAQNSDVLQSDLEKFSSRDEL